From the genome of Nicotiana sylvestris chromosome 2, ASM39365v2, whole genome shotgun sequence, one region includes:
- the LOC138884868 gene encoding uncharacterized protein produces MGDTSARKKIEETSQNASITKETAAHLEQTLLRFREELEQVRNLASLSITLAAADANNQNHTTPPPAQPAHTQACNTCNNTPLLIPEPPNTTNDQNTPIFVDTVPHYAQPISDTPESDSKDSLIQNLAAELKRLTSRVLGVEDSKGVEGLNYEDLCVQPDVELPEGYKPPKFEMFDGTGDPRVHLKMYCDKLVGVGRDEKIRMKLFMRSLKGDALSWYISQDAKKWTSWVNMTSNFMVRFRFNTENAPDMFYIQNLKKKPTETFREYATRWRTEAAKVRPALEEEQMNRFFVRAQDPQYYERLMLIEGQKFSDIIKLGERIEEGIKNAGYFTLIPAVTPENPSQWINPNKTCAYHSGMKGHTIDECRSLKDKIQNLIENKIIIAKEPAPNVRNNPLPDHKGGDIHMIEIEDDWDPEGSISLIVEGDEPKKPAVTLNPIVVQIQPSKGDVVNVSVPLEFEAPSAKAPRPIEVEFGIPKVPPPIEVTVLPHKVPIPISMTDVTPFKTNAIPWDYTAEARRKGKTYTGEAIAAQA; encoded by the exons atgggagATACCAGTGCTAGAAAGAAAATCGAGGAAACCTCTCAGAACGCTTCAATCACTAAGGAAACCGCTGCTCATCTTGAGCAAACTTTGTTGAGATTTCGAGAagaattggaacaagttcgaaaccTGGCAAGTCTGTCAATCACTCTTGCCGCTGCTGATGCCAACAACCAGAACCATACTACACCACCACCAGCACAACCCGCTCATACCCAAGCCTGCAACACCTGCAACAACACTCCATTGCTCATTCCCGAACCCCcaaacaccacaaacgaccaaaACACTCCCATATTTGTGGACACTGTACCCCACTATGCCCAGCCTATCTCAGATACACCTGAATCAGACAGCAAAGACTCCCTCATTCAGAATTTAGCTGCTGAGCTCAAGAGGTTAACCAGCCGGGTCCTGGGTGTCGAAGATAGCAAAGGTGtggaaggtttgaactatgaagatctttgtgttcagccagatgtcgaactgccggaggggtacaaacctcccaagttcgaaatgttcgatggtacaggtgatcccagggtccatCTCAAAATGTATTGTGATAAACTGGTAGGGGTCGGAAGGGACGAGAAGATCcgtatgaagctgttcatgaggagtctaaAGGGTGACGCATTATCTTGGTATATTAGCCAGGATGCGAAGAAATGGACAAGTTGGGTGAATATGACGTCCAATTTCATGgtccggttcaggttcaatactgagaacgcaccagatatgttctatatccaaaatctgaagaagaaacccacagagacctttcgcgagtatgctactcgttggaggacagaagccgctaaggtcaggccggccttGGAAGAAGAGCAGATGAATaggttctttgtccgggctcaggacccgcaatacTACGAGAGGCTGATGTTGATAGAGGGTCAaaagttctccgacatcatcaagttgggagaaaggatcgaagaaggtaTCAAGAACG CCGGTTACTTTACCCTTATTCCAGctgtaactccagaaaatccttcccaatggatcaacccaaacaagacttgcgcataccattccgggatgaagggccataccatcgacgagtgtcgctcgttgaaagacaagattcagaaCCTGATTGAAAACAAGATCATTATAGCAAAGGAGcccgctccgaatgtccgcaataaccccctgcccgaccacaagggtggagaCATCCATATGATCGAGATtgaagatgattgggaccccgAGGGTTCAATCAGTTTGATAGTTGAAGGAGACGAACCTAAGAAGCCAGCAGTTACTCTCAATCCCATTGTTGTTCAGATTCAGCCCTCTAAGGGCGATGTGGTAAATGTGTCAGTACCGCTCGAGTTTGAAGCACCTTCCGCAAAGGCGCCAAGACCGATTGAGGTTGAGTTCGGAATTCCAAAGGTGCCTCCACCTATCGAAGTTACTGTGTTACCTCATAAGGTGCCTATTCCGATCTCCATGACAGACGTGACCCCATTCAAGACAAATgctataccttgggattacaccgcTGAGGCTAGAAGGAAAGGAAAGACATATACCGGGGAAGCAATTGCCGCACAGGCATGA